The DNA segment TTATTTATCTCAATATAGTTCTTAATATGGTTACAGAACTTCCAGTTTAATTTAAAGCGGTCATATCATTAATTTCAAAGATATGCTTGGTCAAAATTCATTCCTACTTCATACTGGCAGGATTATATTTGTGTATCTATAATCATTTTCAAGCAAAACCGATGACGTTGGTTGATGTAAAGTTGGTTGAGGCAACGGTGAAAACCTATATCTCGTTGTCCAAGGACCAGATATCACCAGCCAGGTCATTGGCACAGCCCTGGATGGTCCAGGTGAGTAGGGCGAAATCATTTAGGACCTGGTCAATGTTGAAGCTTGCCTTGCTTTCAACTACATCACCAAGGTACTTTTCCAGGTCTGTGGCGGTTTGCCCCCCAGAGCCAAAGAAAATGTGGCGGAATGGGACGTCTCTCAAAGAGAAGTACGGAGAGAGGAAATTATGCTCCACCTTAGAAGAGGAAGAAAACAATAGAAACATCAGAACTTGGGTAATATGCATTGAGCAGTGATAGAAGACAAGACCATCATCTTCACCTTCATTATGCGGTTATTGATTATGCGACACATCTCCATGTCATTCGTGTCGGTATTCTTTATGTCGACATTTAGAGAGGTCGCAGCACGACTGTAGGAGCCCCTTGCGCTGTTCAGCCATTGCGTCGATAAAGAGTCAATTTTATCAACCTGTTAAAAGAACATTGAAAATGGTTAAAGTTACACAAAAAAaagctctattttttttttctcataacgCATATGATAAAAAAAGCATTACCTTGGTTTTTTTGAGAGCATCAACGTGCTTGATGATGGCATTCACATGGTTTGTGATCACATCAGTATACTTGGTAACATCTAGTCTGAGGATGTGGTCGTGGACGAGACGGAGTGCAATCTGCCCAGCAACCTGAGCAGCAAGCATGGACAACTCAAGCACTTTCTGACTGGTTAAGCGGTCCAGATGATCTTTTTCATCTAGGTCTGTTCCTAAATACTCTTCAGCATTAGCCTGGTGGAAGAACATCATAAAATGAGTATGCAAACATTTGGAGCTGTCAGCCTTGTAAAAcccattattttctttttcatttaactGTCAGGCAGATGAAACACGTACTGGAGAAGAGACGAAACTGAAAGACACGGATGGGATTCCAGAGAGGGCCAGGAAAGGATATGCACCATCATCCATCTGCATGGGTGTCAGACTGAGAAGGAAAACaggttcatatatatatatatatatcacatcaCCACAGAATcactattatatttatatttccatcattaaaacacaaatcaaaGCAGATTTACTCACAGATTTGACAAAACACCGCCGTAACTCTGGAGAAGGCTTGAAGTTGACCCAGGGGTTTTGAGCTTTTCCAGAGTTTTCTGCAGAAGGGTGTGCAACAAAGGACTGGCAGAAGCTCTAAAAGAGCCCGCACCTGTAGATTaaacaaaacatcttaaatttTCAAAGAATAGGGAGAAAACTAGGAAATGGGACTGTGAACAGAATGAGTGGAACTCAAACTTGAGCGCCACCAAATTTCTCAGGTAAACGCACTAATATGCACTTTTGTTAATGCATGACAgattcaaattatattttaaataaaggacTTAAGATAGAATTAcatgattaatgtacaaaaattcaaataatgataataaatatagatgcaagcagcaattaccagggttcaaacactttaaagcatttaagcacatatgaaaatatgaaaccCATAACAACCTAAATCAATGATAACGTCATTTACCAtagttttcatttaggctttgactcttgggtatatttggacaagtcccttttctaaacgaccccgttatagcttcccaaagggtaaatttcaacattttttggaaTTATTAAGCTacagagtccagagaattgtactgcaggtttttttttgtccagaCTGAGCAAAAAAACCTtagactagtttgcaaaagtagggtTTTTACATCttattcatttaacaaatggtCTGATTGACACCAGTGGTTCTAGAGATAAAGTTGTTCGGAACCAGGGGGTCAATTGTATGATACGAATATTGtgcgtatgtgtgaaaaacaatTGTATGTGCAATATACAACTGTTCACATGCCtgaaaaatgcgatatcgcTTCTGATCCCAGCATTAGGAaagatgaactttatttttaatgaagttccagactgtgtcagtaagaacttggtcatttgttcacttcattttaataCAGATTTGCTTACAAAAGGCACAATTTGACAAGATTTTCCGAAAGACTGAAACAAAGACGATGTTGTGTCAACTATATTGGATCGACAGTATTATGACAAGTAATCTTTATTACGCAATAACGCACTAATATGCACTTCTGTTAATGCTAAAATGAcagattcaaatttaattttaaaatgaaggaATTAAGATagaattacattattaatgtataaaaatacagcaatcATGAGGGTCCAATCACTAATGTCCTGTGCGAGAGGTCCCGGGTTCAGATCCCGGACGAACCCCCAAATTATGTTACGAACGCCTACTTAAATTCAGCATAAAAACGCaacagtcctgcagagtttagctccaaccctaatcaaacacaccttaaCAAGTTAATCAAGGTTTTCAGAATTACTAGGGCTACAGGCAGGTATTTTAGCTCTTAGGGTTCCAGGGTTGTGTTCCAAAACACAAACTTCCTTATAGTGCCACCTAGTGTTAGCcagatgtgtgtgtgcctgAGTTGATGTGCACGTTTGAAACAATCCTGCCAAGCTTGGGGTCCCTACAATTTATGGTCCCTGCTGCCCATATATTTTTATGCTAGACAAAGAAGAGGAAAAGGAGGAGCAGGAAGAGAAGTAAAAGTCTCAACTAGAAATATAATTGATACCTCTTGGTACTGGAACACATTATTCATTTATAGTGACAACCCAACAACAAGAGactataataaatgtttgacaCTGGACACAGTAAACTTACCAGTAACAACACCATCCAAACTGATATAAGTACAGGCTTTTCTGTCCAGTGATGACCAGTATCCCTGTATAACAATGATGAAAGCACATTAGAAAAACCAGCATTTCAAATCAAACTATGTGCAATTATTCAAGCCAAGCTCAGATGACATCGTCACACAAACCTCAAGCCATTCAGTAACTCCGATGTTACCAAAATCCCCTGCGGTCCAGCTGGCAAACACAATGCTTCTTTTTGGTTTGAAACCATCTATGGTGAAGAGGATGAGGAGTGAGAACATGCTACAAACAATACACTCTCAGGCTGCATTTGAAAACACAGGCCCATAAGGACATACCTTTCTTCAACTCAGTGAAAACCCTCGCAAGCTCCATCAGAAGAGTAGTGCCAACAGCAGATTTGGCATATCCATTGGTCAAGGAGTCCCTCTGCGCTCCAATCACGACATAACGATCTGCCGGATTGACACTGGCACAGTTAGATCAcagacattttgttttatagatGCGTTTGAACAAAATGCACAAACTCACCAGGGTCCACGTATCCTTTGATGACTCCAAACACATTGTGGATCTTGGTCTCAGCAAGCTTATTATTGACTTCTACAGTTACATTGTCACTCTGGCTTCCCAACTTGTATCTGGGTAAGGCACCCCTAAATTCTTCAGGAGCATCATCTCCTCCCATGtttctgtgagaaatttgacaATACCAATGAAACTTTGTGTTTCTCAAAacgggtttaaaaaaaatgatcaatgTAAACCAAAATCTATAACATACTTAAAGATGGTTTCTGCCATTTTAGCAGTGATTGTCTGGGCGAGTATTCCTGGAAGACCAGAGGACTTGGCAGGAGGAAACTGTGTGTGATTAAAGGATGGGAATCCTGGGGTGTAAGGATCACCTGATCCCAGGTGGACCTGTAATTAAAGATCGGAACTggtaaattacaaataaacgtaatacatttacttattcattttttttatattcagttcAAACTATTGCAGTTACAAATTTTAATGTATCATATTAGTCAACATTTAGtccctttttttaatgtagaaatTGCCTTtgccattatatatatatatatatatatatatatatatatatatatatatatatatatatataaaatctaaaataaattgcattttaaattatcaatgtaaaaaaattactagaaatataaaatataacatctCAACTCAATCAATTCAAACTCCAACATATGAATATCATTCTTTGGTTGAACTTACATGACCATAGAGAGCAGTAGTCTcagatattgttttataattagcTGCGTCTGGGTAGATCAGAACTGCTACGGCACCAATTTTAGCTGCATTCATAACCtacaatggtgacaaacatgTTAATCAGCATTAGCAAAAAAAAGTCCCAGGTTGTTACTATTAATACAGTTGGACACAATGAGTCTCTAGTTAAACACTTTTTGAATCTGTTACTCATAAATCACCTTCTGTGCCATGCTGATTTTTCCAGCTCTCATCAGTAGAACAGATCCATTTAGATTCAGTCCATATTTTCCATTCTGAACAGTCTGCAAGTCAGAAAGCTCACCATAGTTGACGTATACCACTCTGCCCTGTGaacataattgttttaaaaaaataataattaaatgcacaTTATGAAACACTCAAGTAGGTTGActaacaaaagaaagaaaaaaagaaacaaagcgTTTCCTGCAGGGGAACAGGAAGGCTCACCTCTTTAGTTCCTGTTTCACTGTAAGCCAGGAAGCCAGCTGTAGGTCCAATCTCCTTTGACCCAAACAACACTTTGTTTGGTTTGGAGCTGTTAGAGTTAAATACAGTCCACATCACAAATAACATCCATGTCATGAGGGGTTTCAAATGTTCAGAGATATTTTTGGCATattatgcatttgtttgtgtgttactATGCAGATTTGATTGCGTTTAGAGTGATTTTAGTTGTATTATACACTTGCTAGCATGCTGAATTAGGCTTTTTGGCATGTTATGTATATTATATGCATTTGTTAACTATGTTCCTATGCAGCTTTTATTGAGTAATTTTTAGTTGTGTTATACACTTGTTAGAATGCTGCATTAGGTTTTTACTATCTTCAGACATTTTAGTGTGTTATAAATGATCATTactatgtgtttttattgtattcagTATGGTTTTAGTGTGTTATATGCTTGTTAACATATTGCTCCGCAGTTTTTACTGTGTTCTAACCATTTTTAGCACATTACGTATTTCTAAGCATGTTGCTATTTGGTATTTACTGTGTTCAGTTTCTTTAATTTGTTATAtgcttgttagcatgttgctatgttTTATGTTCTCACAGAGGGTTTTAGCATGTGATGcatttgttagcatgttgctatgttTTATGTTCTCACAGAGGGTTTTAGCATGTGATGcatttgttagcatgttgctatgcagcttTTATTGTGTTCAGAGCGACTTCTAGTGTTATAGACTAGTTATCATGTtgctatatgtttttttttttttaaattgtttttaacgTGTTATGTGCaaattatgttgttgtttttttattgcattcagTGTGGTTTTAGCATATTGCTTTGTAGTTTCTGTAATATCCTGACAGTTTTTAGCATGTTACATATTTGTAAGCATGTTGCTATTTggttttttactgtgtttagTTTCTTTAGTCTGTAATAtgcttgttagcatgttgctatgtgtTTTATGATGCTCACAGAGCATGTTATATGCATTTGTTAGCATGTCGCTATTTAGCTTTGCACTAGTTAGCATACTGAATTTTTGCTGTGTTCAGagatgttttagcatgttatgTGCAAGTTACTGTtactatgtgtttttttttttattattgtattcagTGTGGTTTCAGCATGTTATAtgattgttaacatgttgctattcAGTTTTTATTCACCATATTTTTCCCGCAAGAGCAGACATGGTCATTTGGTCTCATCCGATcaagctgtttttagctgtacaaaatatcttgatttactgcttgatattgcaaactgttgTGTCCTTccatattattttactgtattatctTGATTATGAACACAATGGATTGTAGTGCAAACacttttaccatttactgcacttccATATTCTTCTCATTACTTCCCTACAGTGGCTAATGAACCAATACCaaaaaacagcttacttctgcattgaaaaataaggtggatagtgtTCTGATAGTTTTTAGCATGTTATGTATTTGTAAGCATGTTGCTATTtggtttttactgtgtttagaGTTTCTTTAGTCTGTTATATgcttattaacatgttactatgTGTTTTATGGTGTTCTCAGAGGGTTTTAGCATGTTGTGcatttgttagcatgttgctatgcagcttttgtattcagaatgttttttaGTGTTATGGTGATATGGTTTTCACTGTGTTCTGAGAAGTTTTTAGAGCGTTACACACTTGTTAGCATGCTGCTGtacagtttttattgtattctGAGATGTTTTTAGAGTGTTAAGTGCATGTTAGCATATTGCTATGAAGTGTTTTATAGTGCTGCTATGCAATTACTGAGGTGTTTTGagagattttattttgaatgtaatgTAGCTGATACTGACCGGTCAAGAAACTGTAGCTTCACAAAATGTTCGTCAACCCAGGGGTTCATATTCAGTTGTGTGAAAGTATTATGGATATTATCAGCTAACTTGTTATCCATATATGATCCTGCTTCACGGCCCCCCTGGGAATACTCACTTGATGGAAGAGGAACAGAAAGTCAGAGATGTTCAAGAACAtgtgtataataaaaaatttgttCACTTAAGCAATCACAATtcttttaatattcatttaatgtttaaccATCAATGCTCACAATGAGCAATAATACTTGATTTACCATTACCTTAAATTATCTTCAATTGCTTTAGATGACAGCTTATCATTCAGAAGTCCAACAAGATCACTCCAATCCAAAGCAGGTACATAAACCTCTTCATTAGGCACAGTTTCAAAATCTGGCTTTTGGGTCACAGTCTTTTCCGCAGAGCAGGAAGGCGGCTCAGACTCACGGTGGGTAGAGTATCCGATGAGTATACCTGGGAGAGGGAAAAAAGTATTAGTGTGGTTACTTAAATGAGCTCTAGAAACATCTAGAAACACATGAGAACATCACCTAAATTCAAGTACTGGTAATGGACAACTGAAACTCTTAGTTTTGACTGATGCTCACGATGGTCAAGCATTTTTATTCTAAACTGAACATTGACCCTGGCAACCAATTTAATATCTCTTCTAACAAAAAAACTaggcacataaaaaaaaaaaaacacacagatgaAATCCAGTAATAatatggaatttactgtataatgcagAATGTCACATCTGGCAAAATTTTGATGACCTTAATCAAACTGTGacatggactagtatctgtgaATGTCAAACCACAACAGAACTggtatttaaatatgaaaatttgggagtaaacaaaacagaattcgGGACAAGAATTTCAACCAGATAtagtaaaaaactaaataaactgcAAAAAGACTCACCCACACAGAAGACGACCAGCACTCCACACACCCAAACCAGAATCCTCCTCTTGTTCCACGGCGCAGAACGACTGGATCTTGTGTACGTTTCACGTCGCATGTGTCCTTGTTCTGTTTCGTCCATTTCCTCCTCACCATCCACAGCGAGCTTCACCTCCACACGGCTGCTCTCTCCATCAGGATTCTGAGATTGATTAAACAGGGTGTATGAGCGACTGTTGACCTATTaacagagggggaaaaaaattagaCTTTAAATTCCAAAGAAACACATACAGTAGTATTAAACtacttaaaatgtcaaaaatatttaagaacacCAAGTTTGTCAAA comes from the Labeo rohita strain BAU-BD-2019 chromosome 24, IGBB_LRoh.1.0, whole genome shotgun sequence genome and includes:
- the tfr1b gene encoding transferrin receptor 1b isoform X1, translated to MTMTVPVPVSSTTTSNEDEDQDSMAGTIDQAKMKFSRIVNSRSYTLFNQSQNPDGESSRVEVKLAVDGEEEMDETEQGHMRRETYTRSSRSAPWNKRRILVWVCGVLVVFCVGILIGYSTHRESEPPSCSAEKTVTQKPDFETVPNEEVYVPALDWSDLVGLLNDKLSSKAIEDNLSEYSQGGREAGSYMDNKLADNIHNTFTQLNMNPWVDEHFVKLQFLDRSKPNKVLFGSKEIGPTAGFLAYSETGTKEGRVVYVNYGELSDLQTVQNGKYGLNLNGSVLLMRAGKISMAQKVMNAAKIGAVAVLIYPDAANYKTISETTALYGHVHLGSGDPYTPGFPSFNHTQFPPAKSSGLPGILAQTITAKMAETIFKNMGGDDAPEEFRGALPRYKLGSQSDNVTVEVNNKLAETKIHNVFGVIKGYVDPDRYVVIGAQRDSLTNGYAKSAVGTTLLMELARVFTELKKDGFKPKRSIVFASWTAGDFGNIGVTEWLEGYWSSLDRKACTYISLDGVVTGAGSFRASASPLLHTLLQKTLEKLKTPGSTSSLLQSYGGVLSNLLTPMQMDDGAYPFLALSGIPSVSFSFVSSPANAEEYLGTDLDEKDHLDRLTSQKVLELSMLAAQVAGQIALRLVHDHILRLDVTKYTDVITNHVNAIIKHVDALKKTKVDKIDSLSTQWLNSARGSYSRAATSLNVDIKNTDTNDMEMCRIINNRIMKVEHNFLSPYFSLRDVPFRHIFFGSGGQTATDLEKYLGDVVESKASFNIDQVLNDFALLTWTIQGCANDLAGDIWSLDNEI
- the tfr1b gene encoding transferrin receptor 1b isoform X2, with the protein product MAGTIDQAKMKFSRIVNSRSYTLFNQSQNPDGESSRVEVKLAVDGEEEMDETEQGHMRRETYTRSSRSAPWNKRRILVWVCGVLVVFCVGILIGYSTHRESEPPSCSAEKTVTQKPDFETVPNEEVYVPALDWSDLVGLLNDKLSSKAIEDNLSEYSQGGREAGSYMDNKLADNIHNTFTQLNMNPWVDEHFVKLQFLDRSKPNKVLFGSKEIGPTAGFLAYSETGTKEGRVVYVNYGELSDLQTVQNGKYGLNLNGSVLLMRAGKISMAQKVMNAAKIGAVAVLIYPDAANYKTISETTALYGHVHLGSGDPYTPGFPSFNHTQFPPAKSSGLPGILAQTITAKMAETIFKNMGGDDAPEEFRGALPRYKLGSQSDNVTVEVNNKLAETKIHNVFGVIKGYVDPDRYVVIGAQRDSLTNGYAKSAVGTTLLMELARVFTELKKDGFKPKRSIVFASWTAGDFGNIGVTEWLEGYWSSLDRKACTYISLDGVVTGAGSFRASASPLLHTLLQKTLEKLKTPGSTSSLLQSYGGVLSNLLTPMQMDDGAYPFLALSGIPSVSFSFVSSPANAEEYLGTDLDEKDHLDRLTSQKVLELSMLAAQVAGQIALRLVHDHILRLDVTKYTDVITNHVNAIIKHVDALKKTKVDKIDSLSTQWLNSARGSYSRAATSLNVDIKNTDTNDMEMCRIINNRIMKVEHNFLSPYFSLRDVPFRHIFFGSGGQTATDLEKYLGDVVESKASFNIDQVLNDFALLTWTIQGCANDLAGDIWSLDNEI